One window from the genome of Bacillus weihaiensis encodes:
- a CDS encoding HD domain-containing protein codes for MDKKRIIYETEKLVFSKLEEEGSGHDWWHIERVRKLSLVIAKEEGADIFVVELAALLHDLIDDKLPDQMRLTSAEVKEFLRRYSVDSSIIEKVDIIIQTISFRKKIPSDQLSLEAKVVQDADRLDAIGAIGIARTFAFAGSRGNVIYDPISVKRTDAISHFYEKLLLLKDKMNTRSGKKLAKERHEFLESFLTQFYAEWPSE; via the coding sequence ATGGATAAAAAAAGAATTATATATGAAACGGAAAAGTTGGTATTTAGCAAGTTGGAAGAAGAAGGGAGTGGTCATGATTGGTGGCATATCGAGAGGGTAAGAAAATTATCGTTAGTTATTGCTAAAGAGGAAGGGGCAGACATTTTTGTTGTTGAACTAGCTGCATTACTTCATGACTTAATTGACGATAAATTACCTGATCAAATGAGATTAACAAGTGCTGAGGTAAAGGAATTTTTAAGAAGATATTCTGTAGATTCATCAATAATAGAGAAGGTTGATATCATTATTCAAACAATTAGTTTCAGAAAAAAAATACCTAGTGATCAACTCTCTTTAGAAGCAAAAGTAGTACAAGATGCTGATCGATTAGATGCAATAGGTGCAATTGGAATTGCTAGAACTTTTGCATTTGCGGGATCAAGAGGAAATGTTATCTATGATCCTATCTCTGTAAAACGGACTGATGCTATCTCGCATTTTTATGAAAAACTCCTCTTATTAAAAGATAAAATGAATACTAGATCGGGTAAAAAATTAGCAAAGGAAAGGCATGAGTTTCTTGAAAGCTTCTTAACCCAGTTTTATGCTGAGTGGCCAAGTGAATAA
- a CDS encoding conserved virulence factor C family protein codes for MKIKAIEPTPSPNTMKVLLSEELPKGKSNNYKKEEINDAPDVIQDILKIDGIKGVYHVADFLAVERNAKFDWKDLLAAVRKAFGEEVSDNNKNENDLGEAFGEVKVFIQMFNQIPMQVKLTDGEREERIGLPERFKHAVFTVQQGKENVVLDRQWKEHSIRYGDFTEIGKEIVDEINAAYSDERLHKLANATTEEKEKAKTQPRKSYKVTIEMLSTDDWTERFAHLDQMDPSEDDLDVLEKALDDEKASIRRLATVYLGMIEKPIILPLLYKALKDKSVTVRRTAGDCLSDIGDSSAIPEMIEALKDKNKLVRWRAAMFLYEVGDETALPALKAAQEDPEFEVSMQVKMAIERIEGGDEAKGSVWKQMTESRRSNA; via the coding sequence ATGAAAATTAAAGCAATAGAGCCAACTCCAAGTCCTAATACAATGAAAGTATTGTTATCAGAGGAATTACCTAAGGGGAAAAGCAATAATTATAAAAAAGAAGAAATAAATGATGCACCTGATGTTATTCAAGATATTTTAAAAATTGATGGCATTAAAGGTGTGTATCATGTAGCGGATTTTCTAGCGGTTGAACGTAATGCGAAATTCGATTGGAAGGATCTATTAGCTGCGGTACGCAAAGCTTTTGGAGAGGAAGTATCAGATAACAATAAGAATGAAAATGATTTAGGAGAAGCATTTGGAGAAGTTAAAGTATTTATACAGATGTTTAACCAAATACCTATGCAAGTTAAATTAACAGATGGTGAAAGAGAAGAGCGAATTGGGCTTCCGGAGAGATTCAAACACGCAGTGTTTACTGTTCAACAGGGGAAGGAAAATGTTGTTCTTGATCGACAATGGAAAGAACACAGCATTCGATATGGGGATTTTACTGAAATTGGAAAAGAAATAGTGGATGAAATAAATGCGGCATATTCGGATGAAAGATTGCACAAATTAGCAAACGCAACAACTGAAGAAAAAGAAAAAGCAAAAACACAACCTCGTAAGTCCTATAAAGTGACAATTGAGATGTTAAGTACGGATGATTGGACTGAAAGATTTGCTCATTTAGATCAAATGGATCCTTCTGAAGATGATTTAGACGTATTAGAAAAGGCATTAGATGATGAAAAAGCTTCAATTAGAAGACTTGCCACAGTTTACTTAGGTATGATTGAAAAACCAATAATACTGCCACTGTTGTATAAAGCATTGAAGGATAAATCTGTTACAGTTAGGAGAACGGCAGGGGATTGTTTGTCTGACATTGGAGATTCCTCTGCAATTCCAGAGATGATAGAGGCACTGAAGGATAAGAATAAGCTCGTACGATGGAGAGCCGCAATGTTTTTATATGAAGTTGGTGATGAAACGGCCTTGCCTGCATTAAAAGCTGCTCAGGAAGATCCAGAATTTGAAGTGAGCATGCAGGTGAAGATGGCAATTGAGCGTATAGAAGGTGGAGACGAAGCAAAAGGATCTGTCTGGAAGCAAATGACAGAAAGTAGAAGAAGTAACGCATAA